Below is a window of Oxyura jamaicensis isolate SHBP4307 breed ruddy duck chromosome 21, BPBGC_Ojam_1.0, whole genome shotgun sequence DNA.
AGCCACTTCTGTCCTCCCGTGAGATGCTCAGGCCCGAGTCCTTTGACTCGACCCGCGTTAGCGGTAAGAACACGCGGTTGGGAACACCAAAAGGGAGCTGGAGAAAAAGGCAACGGACAGAACAGGAAGGAGAAGCCAAAGCCTAACCGTGCCTGAACAGCCTGCTCACACCTCGCAGCTCTTCCACGACTGGAGCTAAAACAAAGATTCACCTCCACCACAGGCCTGGATGAAGAAGAGTTTGGGTTTTCCTCTCAAACTTGGGCAATTGGACCCATCGAAATGTTTCACAATCTTTTCAATTGGAATACTTTTTCCGTCCGTTCCATAAATCCCTCCGGGAAACTGATTATGGCTtgtctgaaagaggaaaatccAAGAGCTACTAACACAGAAAGAACGGCGAGCCCAGAGGAAACCTGTTTCTGCACGAGcgctctcttttctctctcttttcagcATAAAGTTACCCAAATAAATCTCACTTCCTCGTATCTGTGCAATTACGCACGCTGCATCAGCAAAGGGATGCCCAGAAGGCATTTAAGACATCCTAAACCCCCGAAATCCAACCTCCCTGATTGTCCAgctcctcttccacctcctctggCAACGGGATTCTTTACCCTCTGGGAAAAGGGCGCACAAGGTCCAATAGTTTTGCAAACAGCTGCTCTCCTCTCGCTTCGAGAGCTACAACTTGGGATATTTGGTCTTTACTAGAGCTGGAGAAACAAGAAGGACTCGGGAACTAGGGTACGAAGGTCTGCGCCACCTCCCTCTGGTCTGTGCCCATCGTTTGGCTCTGAATTGCAGACGCCGCCTTCAGAAGCTGAGAGCACTTGTCCCAAGGCCGCCTGATCTTTGGAACAGCACCGCTGACTCGTGCTGCAGCGGAGGAGCTCAAGGTTTTCTTTCCCCCCGATCTGAAAGCGTACCTCCTCGCTGCTTCGGAAGAGAGACAAACCTACCTGACAGCCGTGGGAGAGGATGACCACCAGGCAGCAGTCCAGGGCGTTGTGGTCCTCCTGCGCCAGACTCCGCAGCTGTGTGTTGATTTCCTACATCAAAAACATCACCATAAGGGTTTTCGAACCACACGTTGGCCACAGATTGGCCAACTGCCCGGTTGGCCTGACCCAGCTCTGAAGGCCCCAGCTCTGAAGGCCCCAGCTCTGAAGGCCCCAGCTCTGAAGGCCCCAGCTCTGAAGGCCCCAACcaatttctctgctgctgtcaaCAGAGCCTCCCGGGTTTCCCTACAAATCACCTCCCGGAACCAAAACCCAGCCAGCGGGGCGAACTGAATTGGGCCCTCTTTCTGCCACCCTCACCTGAGCTTTGAGATCCTTCAAGGTCTGGACGCGGAAGCACAAGGACTTGAAGCGCTTCTCCAGCCTCTCGCAGTCCACATCGGACCCGGTTCGAGTCGACAGACCGGAGTCCGGGCTGAAGGTGATGTTGTTGATGATCAGGCAGTGTCCACAAGGGTCTGCCTTCAGCTGGTAGACCTGGCGCGCACAAGCCCACAGGGGAACTTTTAGAAGGGTCGCAATTAAACGCCCTCGTATTCAGGGCGTGCTCGTTATTGTTTTCCCTGCTTCTATTTTTCAACCCCATGATAACCACGTCACAACACTacttcacagacaatacatggcCTCGGTGCCTGAGGAAATTACTGCCTGTCTTGCTGGAAGCTGTTGAAGCACCGTATTTAGCTCTCTGTCACGTTATTTGTGGTACAGCTACGGTGATCCTAAGGAGGAGCTGGCTAATCATTGACCCCCTCTGAGCCAGTTGGCCTCAGAGCAATTCCTTGGGTCACAGAGAAGTGGCTGTCCCGGGATTaattccagctgcagcagctgtggagcTTCGTGCTGGGGGACTTTTTTAGTCCAACTACAAGTTTAGACCACAACAAGCCTCTCTTTTTGGCCTTTCACTCTTTCTTCTGTGGATGGATGCTATTATCTTCAaccctgctctgtttttttcatgtcttaaaGTGCAGGCTCCTACACGCCACGCACAGAGAGCCTCCAAGATGAATGGCAGCGAAGAACTCAGACACAACGACAGATAAACTGGAATAGGAAGACAAAAAGGGATCCAGAGTACCAACCAGATTGTGGTCGCTCTTGTCAACGGCTGAACCTACAACACACAACAGAGAAGTTGACACTTAACAAGGAGCTATTGCACCCATTCTTCACGCCAACCCTGCCCCGTCACCTGTGACGTGGGGGTGACACAAGTGAATTCCCCCAAAAGCAGCACGGGGGCCAGCCTGGAGGAAGCCTGGCTCTGCCTGAGAACGCCCTGGGCAAAACAGGGCACTGTTATCTGGGAggagctgcctccagcctggcACTCCTCCGAGATAGCTGGAAATTCCCAGAAAGGGAGCAGTAAAGAGCCTCCCGACGGCGTGCCAGGACAAACAAGGAACTGACGGGCTGCTGGGACCTTCCTCAGGGTTACTGGGACGTTGCTTACCCTGGGCTGGTGCAGGAGGTGCTCGAAATTGTTCACTCTTGGCTTGGACCGGGATGGACAAGCGTTCCACGGCGCTCGCACCTGTAACAGCACGGGACAGTCACCTCTTTCCTCCCCCACTGCCAATTTCATGCTAGAAGCAAAcagcctcagtttccccaaagGAGCATGGCTTGCAGCAACGCTGCTGCAAGGGGGCGATACAACATCGCTTCCAGTTCTCCCTTTTTGGGCTCAATAAAGTTTCCCACGGCGACCACGCCAGCTGGGTCTGCACACAGATTCAGCAGAGTGTGAGACAGGAATAGCGAGAACGGaacaaaatccattttcagtGGGGTAGGATGGGGGGTCCAAGcgaaaagaagaggaaggtaGCTTGTAATGCTGCCAGAGCGCAGCTGGAGGTGAAAAGTTCCCCCTGCTGGGAAGGATGACgttctcccagcagctctgcagagtcCCCTCTACGATCCACGCTCTGGGATAAGAAAACCAGGACCTCACAGCCCACTTGCCAACCCTCTGCACTTCCAAGGCACGAGGAGCTCCGGCTGCTGTGTCCTGCAGCTCGCCAGGCAGCAAACCACATCCTCGGTGCTTACTTTTACCACGCTTTTCTCCACTCGGCTCCAGCTCCACAGGCCTCAGGTCTCTGGGCTGTGACGGCAGGCTCCCGCACGCCTCGCTCAGCGCATCCGCCAGCTCGCCCTGCCCTGTGTCCCGCAGGATCGAGACGAACACGGGGAAAGCCTGCTGCCCGCGGCTCTCCAGGTCGATGACCAGCTGCCGGGCCTGCTCCCTGCGTGTGCCGAGACTctggggggcaaaaaaaaaaacacaaaacaggatGAGGTTCAGAGACCAGCCCTGCCCCCCTGCAGACCCCACTGAGGTGCCTGGGGAAGAGCTGGGGAACGGGCCCtagggctgcagggggggcagCAGGACGAGGAGACAACCCCGATCGTGGGGCCCCGGCAGGCGACCGTGGGGGCCCGGCAGGCGACCGTGGGGGCCCCCGCACACGGCCATAGGTCCTCGGTACGCAGCCCCGGTACCCGGCCCGTAGGTGACGGCCTCGCTGAGGGGCCCCGAGCACCTCACGGTACCGGGAGgccgcggggggcggggggggggggggggggtgctccCTCAGCCCATACCCACCGCGCCGACAGGatctctcccctccccaccccacctgcagctcctccaccatATCCGCGGTGAACACCCCGCGGTCCCTCAGCGGCGCCCAGAGCGGTTCGAGCCGCAGCccctccaccagcagcacccggcTCCTCCTcagcgcccgccgccgccgctcctccATGGCGGCCTCACCGCCGCCCTCCCGGCAGCCCCCGCGCCGCGTCCCCATGGCAACGGCGGGGCGGGCGCGCCGGaagcggcgcggggccggggccggggccggggcccgcCATGGAGCTGGGCCGTGCGGGCCCGGCCTGCGCCGccgccctgctgctgctgctgctgctgctggaagcgCTCGGCGCGGCCGATTTCGATCCGTACCGGGTGCTGGGCGTGGGGCGAGGCTCCAGCCAGGCGGATATTAAGAAGGCGTACAAGAAGCTGGCGCGGGAGTGGTACGTGGGGTTTGGGGGCGGGCGGTGGGGCTCCGGGAACCGGCTGCAGGGCTCCGGGACCCGGACGTTGGGGCCCGGTGTGAATCCAAGTGGCCCCGGTAGCCGGTCACAGGGCCCCGGTGCCCGGCCGTAGGGCCCCGGTGCCCGGCCAGACAGCCCCGGTACTCGGTCATAGGGCCCCGGTACCCGGTCATAGGGCCCCGGTACCCATCCAAACGGCCCCCGTACCCGGCCACAGGGCCCTTGTACCCGGCCACAGGGCCCCGGTATGAATCCAAATGCCCCCGGTacccggccccggggctcccgTACCCGGTCAAATGGCCCTGGTACCCAGCTATAGGGCCCCGGTACCTGACCAAAAACCCCGGTACTTGGTCATTGGGCCCCGGTATCCATCCACATGGACCCTCCGTTCAGCCTGAAGCCCTCTCTGGTGTGGTGGGGGACACCCAGGGAACTGGGGGACCCTGTGGATGTGGGGTTGGGGTAAGGAAACCAGCTCCGGTGTGCAAGCCCAGCCCCGGTGTGAAAGCCCACCCCAGGCAGGCCAAGCGGGGGCTGTCACcacaggctgggggtgctgggggtctcCCCCCGGGAGCTGCCGGCCCCTTCCCGCAGGAATACAGCCCCTGCCTTTCGTTCTGCCCCCAGGCACCCCGACAAAAACAAGGACCCGGGAGCAGAGGACAAATTCATCCAGATCAGCAAGGCCTACGAGGTAAGGCGCTCTCGGTGCTCGGCCCCCATCAAAGCTAAGGGACATCGTTAATTAATTAGCTGAGGGACCTTCCTGTTGCGCACGCCGCTTGGCTTTTTCTCTTTACGTCCACGCAGAAGAAGGCTGCTGGTGGAAAGGTTTGCACAGGGGTCGGCCCTGTGCTCCCTGAAAAGCCTCCGAGGTAGGAGGAGAGCGTGTGCGCTGCACCCGTACAGCCCTGGCTGTGTCACGCAGATGTGGGCACATTCTGGGGCTGATGTAAGCCACGTTCATCGCTGCCCTGCTTCAGACGGCTCAAATTATCCCCCGTGGAAGTTCTCTATGGGACTTCTTGCTGCTTAGTGAACGTTTCTGCACTTTATGCTGCACTGAAAGAAGCCTCGGTGGTCGAGGACACCGTTGTCACACCGGTTCCCTTCCACCGCCACCCAGATCTTGCATAAGGCGGCTTTTCTTCTGTCATCTGCTCCCCAGATTCTCTCCAATGAGGAAAAGAGGGCAAACTTCGATCGCTACGGGGATGCCGGGGAAAGCCAGGGCTTCTCCCAGCACCAGCATCGCCAGTTCCACCACTTCCACGAAGGCTTCTATTTCGATGAGTCCTTTTTCCACTTCCCTTTTAATTCGGAGAGACGCGACGCCTCCGACGAGAAGTATTTGCTCCACTTTTCGCATTACGTCAACGAGATCGTGCCAGATAGTTTCAAGAAACCTTACCTCATTAAAATAACCTCAGACTGGTGCTTCAGCTGCATCCACATCGAGCCCGTGTGGAAGGAAGTTGCTCAGGAACTGGAGGCGCTGGGTAAGGATGAGGCCATTTGGGACGGGTGAGGCTTCCTGGTGGAACGAAGCTGGGGAAAAATTCTCTGCCAACAGACGCAGCGATCGCCTTCGGCTTTGGAAGGCTAAATTTAGGCCATAGAATGCCTCAGAGATTTATCCACGGTCCTGACCCTTTCCCGGGCGTTAATAACAACGTAATTGGTGAGGCTAAGCCTTagaaatgaggggaaaaaaacaggctcTCCTACTGACTCACAGAGATTCGTCTTTCTCTTCGCAGAGGTTTTGCTGTCATTCCCTCAGGCATCCCAGAGATGACGAGGACAAGGTGCCTTTTCCCTTGCCTTGTCTGTGTGGTGAGCAGTTTAGCCAGAGGCTGATGATAAGAACTGACCGCGTAGCGGAGGGCTGATACGTAAATGCTCCTGGGCTCTGTCCTGAACTTGGATGGCTTTGATAAGCAAAGATCCCCACAGAACGCGGCACCTGATGGGAAGCCACTACCAGAAGGGGCTGCGAGTGAAATCTGGCGGCTTAGCAACCAGATCAGAAACATACCTGGGTGCCAGCAAGAGAGTTTCTTCTTGCTCTCTCCGTCCccagcttgtttttcttgtacaCACGTTCCCAAAAATGTATTCTTGACAGGCAGCAGGACACAAAGCGGGCAGAACAGAAGAGGGCAgcatgttctctctctctcccttgcTAACGCTGCAAGTTTTAAATACACACGTTTCAGGGGACTTCAGTAGGCAAGTACAGAGTTAGGAGGGGCCGTGACCCAAACAGAAGGGGCTGGACAAGGAGAGGGGTCTTAAAACTCAGCTTTCTGTTTTGGGGGATTGGGTCATCAGCGATCTCTTACGTCGACTCGCTCTCCCGTTGCAGGAGTGGGCATCGGAGTCGTTCACGCCGGGTACGAGAGGCGCCTCGCCCATCACTTAGGTGCTCACAGCACGCCCTCGATACTGGGGCTGATGAACGGGAAGATAACCTTCTTCCACAACGCCGTCATTCGGGAGAACCTGCGGCAGTTCGTGGAGAACCTGCTGCCGGGGAATCTCGTGGAAAAGGTACGTGTTAGCGAGAGGGGCGTGCGGTGTGCTGGTTGGTTCTCGTGTCTGGGAAGTCAGGTCCCTTCAGCTGTTTTGGTGTCGAATCCGTTCAATCCAGCCCAACTTGTGAGAGGATCCAAGTGAGGCTGGGGAAGCGAGGTGTGCTGAGAGCTGTAATTACAGCCACAAACCCTGCAGGTGGCTTGGAAGGGAGCATACGACAGGGCCCCGTATCACTCCTTCCCTTCGTGGAAGGGCTCGTTGCGTgtctgctgctctcccaggtCTAACACCCCGTGGCTAACAAGAGCCATGGGAAAGCTGCACATTTGTGACCGTTTTGGGCTGGtagctggcaggagctgccttccagcccttggGGTAACGTGGTAGAGCCCTCATAACCTAGACACGAGCTACGTGCTGCCTCCTCCTTTAAGAATACTGCGGTCCTGTCACGTAGCTGTGACAGCTGGAAGGACAAACCAACAGCCTGCTTTCTGAAGCACCTGGGCAGCTTTTTCAGGCTCGGGTCAG
It encodes the following:
- the CASP9 gene encoding caspase-9 — protein: MEERRRRALRRSRVLLVEGLRLEPLWAPLRDRGVFTADMVEELQSLGTRREQARQLVIDLESRGQQAFPVFVSILRDTGQGELADALSEACGSLPSQPRDLRPVELEPSGEKRGKSASAVERLSIPVQAKSEQFRAPPAPAQGSAVDKSDHNLVYQLKADPCGHCLIINNITFSPDSGLSTRTGSDVDCERLEKRFKSLCFRVQTLKDLKAQEINTQLRSLAQEDHNALDCCLVVILSHGCQTSHNQFPGGIYGTDGKSIPIEKIVKHFDGSNCPSLRGKPKLFFIQACGGDQKDQGFEVDCESPEGEACRSSVESDATPFQAPSGTLDEPDAVASLPTPGDILVSYSTFPGFVSWRDKLSGSWYVETLDSVLEHHARCEDLLTLLLRVANAVSAKGKFKQIPGCFNFLRKKFFFMCK